The Streptomyces camelliae genome window below encodes:
- a CDS encoding FHA domain-containing protein has protein sequence MYSIIVVPPPTTEDDRQQIHLAPGERLSFGRAPESGLPIPHDGVSRRAGELTAQGTFWILSNLSARQTYVVENPEGAGEHIKVGPGRLDAPVPFEFSRIVLPAAGDLLPIEVWAPRHDYVSDDGGPDGDTTAAAFSVDRTKRYFAVLAALCEPRLRGDPHAPLPTVDQVVDRLRPNWPSASRTSVQWNIDYLAVKLRLKPGPESADPGPRLNGKKESLVSLALRFDVVREDDLVVLTTSASRAAR, from the coding sequence GTGTACAGCATCATCGTCGTACCTCCGCCGACCACGGAGGACGACCGCCAGCAGATCCACCTCGCCCCCGGCGAACGCCTCAGCTTCGGGCGGGCGCCCGAGAGCGGCCTGCCGATCCCGCACGACGGGGTCTCGCGCCGGGCCGGTGAGCTCACCGCCCAGGGCACGTTCTGGATACTGAGCAACCTGTCGGCGCGGCAGACGTACGTCGTGGAGAACCCCGAGGGCGCCGGCGAGCACATCAAGGTCGGGCCGGGCCGGCTGGACGCACCCGTCCCCTTCGAGTTCTCCCGGATCGTCCTGCCCGCCGCCGGTGACCTGCTGCCCATCGAGGTCTGGGCCCCGCGCCACGACTACGTGAGCGACGACGGCGGACCGGACGGCGACACCACCGCCGCCGCCTTCTCCGTCGACCGCACCAAGCGCTACTTCGCCGTCCTGGCCGCCCTGTGCGAACCCCGCCTGCGCGGCGACCCGCACGCCCCGCTGCCCACGGTCGACCAGGTGGTGGACCGGCTGCGCCCCAACTGGCCCTCCGCGTCCCGCACGTCCGTGCAGTGGAACATCGACTACCTCGCCGTGAAGCTGCGGCTCAAACCCGGTCCGGAGAGCGCCGATCCGGGACCCCGGCTCAACGGAAAGAAGGAGTCCCTGGTCTCCCTGGCGCTCCGGTTCGACGTCGTGCGCGAGGACGACCTGGTCGTGCTGACCACGTCGGCCAGTCGGGCAGCCCGGTGA
- a CDS encoding malate dehydrogenase, with translation MTRTPVNVTVTGAAGQIGYALLFRIASGQLLGADVPVKLRLLEITPALKAAEGTAMELDDCAFPLLQGIDITDDPNVAFDGTNVALLVGARPRTKGMERGDLLEANGGIFKPQGKAINDHAADDIKVLVVGNPANTNALIAQAAAPDVPAERFTAMTRLDHNRALTQLAKKTGSTVADIKRLTIWGNHSATQYPDIFHATVAGKNAAEVVNDEKWLADEFIPTVAKRGAAIIEARGASSAASAANAAIDHVYTWVNGTAEGDWTSMGIPSDGSYGVPEGLISSFPVTTKDGAYEIVQGLDINEFSRARIDASVKELEEERDAVRGLGLI, from the coding sequence ATGACCCGCACTCCCGTGAACGTCACCGTCACCGGCGCGGCCGGCCAGATCGGTTACGCCCTGCTCTTCCGCATCGCCTCCGGCCAGCTGCTCGGCGCGGACGTACCGGTCAAGCTGCGCCTCCTGGAGATCACCCCGGCGCTGAAGGCCGCCGAGGGCACCGCCATGGAGCTGGACGACTGCGCCTTCCCGCTGCTCCAGGGCATCGACATCACCGACGACCCGAACGTCGCCTTCGACGGCACCAACGTGGCTCTGCTGGTCGGCGCCCGCCCCCGCACCAAGGGCATGGAGCGCGGTGACCTGCTGGAGGCCAACGGCGGCATCTTCAAGCCGCAGGGCAAGGCCATCAACGACCACGCAGCGGACGACATCAAGGTCCTCGTCGTCGGCAACCCGGCCAACACCAACGCGCTCATCGCGCAGGCCGCCGCGCCGGACGTCCCGGCCGAGCGCTTCACCGCGATGACCCGCCTGGACCACAACCGCGCGCTGACCCAGCTCGCGAAGAAGACGGGCTCCACGGTCGCCGACATCAAGCGCCTGACCATCTGGGGCAACCACTCCGCGACCCAGTACCCGGACATCTTCCACGCCACGGTCGCCGGCAAGAACGCCGCCGAGGTCGTGAACGACGAGAAGTGGCTGGCCGACGAGTTCATCCCGACCGTCGCCAAGCGCGGTGCCGCGATCATCGAGGCCCGTGGTGCCTCGTCGGCCGCCTCCGCCGCCAACGCCGCGATCGACCACGTGTACACCTGGGTCAACGGCACGGCCGAGGGTGACTGGACCTCCATGGGCATCCCGTCGGACGGTTCCTACGGTGTTCCGGAGGGGCTGATCTCCTCCTTCCCGGTCACCACCAAGGACGGCGCGTACGAGATCGTCCAGGGCCTGGACATCAACGAGTTCTCGCGTGCGCGTATCGACGCCTCGGTCAAGGAGCTGGAGGAGGAGCGCGACGCGGTGCGCGGCCTCGGCCTCATCTGA
- a CDS encoding XRE family transcriptional regulator: MPRWKDLPDDLDPQIKEFTSQIRRLVDRSGLSVAALADRTGYSKTSWERYLGGRLLAPKGAVVALAEVTGTSPVHLTTMWELAERAWSRSEMRHDGTMEAIRISQARAALGEFGAAEATGGPSGRVSGRPSGRKNGSVTATPGIAGPAGVSPTIPPQPTGADADARDAEGSGGKSAERRADSWGPTGYQGPPRANARPGSDPGDPRAPRPAEGAPEPGSGGRQRLMMFLAGLVGVLVVIAAVFFFTDRSGGKHQDAAAPPPSPTATRHASPPAGGKCAGSACTGKDAEAMGCSGDLVSTAKTATVGTTTLEVRYSKACGTAWGRITGATRGDKVEISAGSVRQTGEITATGDAIAYTPMVAVQNAADAKACATLASGRTGCTK; this comes from the coding sequence ATGCCTCGTTGGAAAGATCTGCCGGACGATCTGGATCCGCAGATCAAGGAGTTCACCAGTCAGATACGGCGGCTCGTGGACCGCAGCGGGCTGAGCGTCGCGGCCCTCGCGGACCGCACGGGCTACAGCAAGACCTCCTGGGAGCGGTACCTCGGCGGCCGGCTCCTCGCACCCAAGGGCGCGGTCGTCGCGCTCGCCGAGGTCACCGGCACCAGCCCCGTCCATCTGACCACGATGTGGGAGCTGGCCGAGCGCGCCTGGAGCCGGTCGGAGATGCGGCACGACGGCACCATGGAGGCGATCCGCATCTCCCAGGCCCGCGCCGCGCTGGGGGAGTTCGGCGCGGCGGAGGCGACCGGGGGGCCGTCGGGGCGGGTGTCGGGGCGGCCGTCGGGGCGCAAGAACGGCAGCGTGACGGCGACTCCGGGCATCGCCGGTCCGGCGGGTGTCTCACCGACGATCCCGCCCCAGCCGACGGGCGCCGACGCCGACGCCAGGGACGCCGAGGGGAGCGGGGGCAAGAGCGCCGAGCGCAGGGCCGATTCGTGGGGGCCGACCGGGTATCAGGGGCCGCCCCGGGCGAACGCCCGGCCCGGCTCGGATCCGGGCGACCCGCGGGCGCCCCGGCCGGCCGAAGGTGCGCCGGAGCCGGGGAGCGGGGGCCGGCAGCGGCTGATGATGTTCCTCGCGGGGCTCGTCGGTGTGCTCGTCGTCATCGCCGCCGTCTTCTTCTTCACCGACCGCAGCGGCGGCAAGCACCAGGACGCCGCCGCCCCGCCGCCGTCGCCGACCGCCACCCGCCACGCGAGCCCGCCGGCAGGGGGCAAGTGCGCCGGCTCCGCCTGCACCGGCAAGGACGCCGAGGCGATGGGATGCAGCGGCGACCTGGTGAGCACCGCCAAGACCGCCACCGTGGGCACCACCACCCTGGAGGTCCGCTACAGCAAGGCCTGCGGCACCGCCTGGGGCCGGATCACCGGGGCCACCCGGGGCGACAAGGTGGAGATCTCCGCGGGCTCGGTCCGCCAGACGGGTGAGATCACCGCGACCGGCGACGCCATCGCCTACACCCCGATGGTCGCCGTGCAGAACGCGGCCGACGCCAAGGCCTGCGCGACCCTCGCCTCCGGGCGGACAGGGTGCACGAAGTGA
- a CDS encoding bifunctional methylenetetrahydrofolate dehydrogenase/methenyltetrahydrofolate cyclohydrolase, with translation MTAQILDGKATAAAIKSDLTARVAALKEKGVTPGLGTILVGDDPGSQKYVAGKHRDCAQVGIASIQRELPGTATQEEIEAVVRELNEDPACTGYIVQLPLPKGIDENRILELMDPAKDADGLHPMNLGRLVLNEPAPLPCTPNGILSLLRAHGVEIKGAEVVVVGRGVTIGRPMPLLLTRRSENATVTQCHTGTRDLSAHLKRADIIIAAAGSPHLIRAEDVKPGAAVLDVGVSRNAEGKILGDVHPDVTEVAGWISPNPGGVGPMTRAQLLVNVVEAAERSAG, from the coding sequence ATGACCGCCCAGATTCTCGATGGCAAGGCCACCGCAGCCGCGATCAAGTCCGATCTGACCGCCCGCGTGGCGGCGCTGAAGGAGAAGGGCGTCACGCCCGGCCTCGGCACGATCCTGGTCGGGGACGACCCCGGCAGCCAGAAGTACGTCGCCGGCAAGCACCGCGACTGCGCCCAGGTGGGCATCGCCTCCATCCAGCGTGAACTGCCGGGCACCGCCACCCAGGAGGAGATCGAGGCGGTCGTCCGCGAGCTGAACGAGGACCCTGCCTGCACCGGTTACATCGTCCAGCTGCCGCTGCCCAAGGGCATCGACGAGAACCGCATCCTGGAGCTGATGGACCCGGCCAAGGACGCCGACGGGCTCCACCCGATGAACCTCGGCCGCCTCGTCCTGAACGAGCCGGCCCCGCTGCCCTGCACCCCCAACGGCATCCTGTCCCTGCTGCGTGCCCACGGCGTCGAGATCAAGGGCGCCGAGGTCGTCGTCGTCGGGCGGGGCGTGACCATCGGGCGTCCGATGCCGCTGCTGCTCACCCGGCGCAGCGAGAACGCCACCGTGACCCAGTGCCACACCGGCACCCGCGATCTGTCCGCCCACCTCAAGCGGGCCGACATCATCATCGCGGCCGCCGGCTCCCCGCACCTGATCCGCGCCGAGGACGTCAAGCCCGGCGCCGCCGTCCTCGACGTCGGCGTCTCCCGCAACGCCGAGGGCAAGATCCTCGGCGACGTCCACCCGGACGTGACCGAGGTGGCCGGCTGGATCTCCCCGAACCCCGGCGGTGTGGGCCCGATGACCCGGGCGCAGCTGCTGGTCAACGTGGTCGAGGCGGCGGAGCGCAGTGCCGGCTGA
- a CDS encoding type II toxin-antitoxin system HicB family antitoxin codes for MADTLHLTAAITHEGEWYVARCLQVEVTSQGETIEEARENLREALELYFEDAPAPEVTDVITAPVEVRRVA; via the coding sequence ATGGCTGACACACTGCACCTGACCGCTGCGATCACTCACGAGGGTGAGTGGTACGTGGCCCGCTGTCTCCAGGTCGAGGTCACCTCCCAGGGAGAGACCATCGAAGAGGCCCGGGAGAACCTGCGTGAGGCGCTGGAGCTCTACTTCGAGGACGCTCCCGCTCCCGAGGTCACCGACGTGATCACTGCCCCCGTCGAAGTGCGGCGCGTCGCATGA
- a CDS encoding helix-turn-helix domain-containing GNAT family N-acetyltransferase, with protein MQTFDSSQGTGRGRGQGAGAPVSAEDIAAFRRFNRYFTRRIGVLDEHYLGQDRPLGEARLLFEIGDGVSLRELRGRLGLDAGYLSRMVKALEAQGMVRVAVPAHDNRLRTVEPTPAGRVEVAEQHRRSDALVAGLLDGLTPAQRAELTGAMAVTQRLLRLAGITVETVDGASADARACLGAYAADIDARFPEGFDQADLVGPEEVTGDAGAFLVAYEEGRPVGCGALRRLGPGVGEIRHVWVAPEARRLGLARRLLDGLERQARARGLDVVRLDTHAVLTEAQAMYRACGYTEIPRYDDNVHAAHWFEKRLAGGAKSGY; from the coding sequence ATGCAGACCTTTGACTCAAGTCAAGGAACAGGCCGGGGCAGAGGGCAGGGAGCGGGTGCGCCGGTCTCCGCCGAGGACATCGCCGCCTTCCGGCGCTTCAACCGGTACTTCACGCGCCGTATCGGTGTCCTGGACGAGCACTACCTCGGGCAGGACCGCCCGCTCGGCGAGGCCCGGCTGCTGTTCGAGATCGGCGACGGGGTGTCCCTGCGGGAGCTGCGGGGGCGGCTCGGCCTGGACGCCGGGTACCTCAGCCGGATGGTGAAGGCCCTGGAGGCGCAGGGCATGGTCCGGGTGGCGGTGCCCGCGCACGACAACCGGCTGCGGACGGTTGAGCCGACCCCGGCCGGGCGCGTCGAGGTGGCCGAGCAGCACCGCCGGTCCGACGCCCTCGTGGCCGGTCTGCTGGACGGCCTCACCCCCGCCCAGCGGGCCGAGCTGACCGGCGCCATGGCGGTCACGCAGCGGCTGCTGCGGCTGGCGGGGATCACCGTCGAGACCGTCGACGGCGCCTCGGCGGACGCGCGGGCCTGCCTGGGGGCGTACGCGGCGGACATCGACGCCCGCTTCCCCGAGGGCTTCGACCAGGCGGACCTGGTCGGCCCGGAGGAGGTCACCGGGGACGCCGGCGCGTTCCTGGTCGCGTACGAGGAGGGGCGGCCGGTGGGCTGCGGGGCGCTGCGGCGGCTGGGGCCGGGAGTGGGCGAGATCCGGCATGTGTGGGTCGCTCCCGAGGCCCGGCGGCTGGGCCTCGCACGGCGGCTGCTCGACGGTCTGGAGCGTCAGGCGCGGGCGCGCGGCCTGGACGTCGTACGCCTGGACACGCACGCCGTGCTCACCGAGGCGCAGGCGATGTACCGGGCGTGCGGGTACACCGAGATCCCGCGCTACGACGACAACGTCCACGCCGCCCACTGGTTCGAGAAGCGGCTGGCCGGTGGTGCGAAAAGCGGCTACTGA
- a CDS encoding type II toxin-antitoxin system HicA family toxin, with translation MPSTACGERTVIVPLHRSLAPGTLRSILRQADWTVDDLEQHLK, from the coding sequence ATGCCAAGTACCGCATGCGGCGAGCGGACCGTCATCGTGCCTCTCCATCGCAGCCTCGCGCCCGGCACCCTTCGCTCCATTCTCCGCCAGGCCGACTGGACCGTGGACGACCTGGAGCAGCACCTGAAGTAG
- a CDS encoding oxidoreductase: MSDTKTFLITGVSTGLGRALARAASAAGHRVVGTVRTPADARAFEGLAGDVHARILDVTDHDAVDTVVDETERDLGPVDVLVANAGYGHEGLFEESSMDDLRRQFEVNVYGTVAVIKAVLPHMRKRRCGHIIAVTSMGGLVTMPGLSFYHGSKFAVEGILETLGKEVADLGIHVTAVEPGSFRTDWSGRSMIRAPRVIADYDELFEPLRARRIHGSGHQPGDPDKAAAAVLRIVAADQPPTRLLLGPDALRLVQAGRDAFERDMLAWAELSASTDFDDVSRSA, translated from the coding sequence GTGTCGGACACCAAGACATTCCTGATCACCGGCGTCAGCACCGGCCTGGGCCGCGCACTCGCGCGTGCGGCGTCGGCAGCGGGCCACCGGGTGGTGGGCACGGTGCGCACGCCCGCCGACGCACGGGCCTTCGAGGGGCTCGCCGGCGACGTGCACGCCCGCATCCTGGACGTGACCGACCATGACGCGGTGGACACGGTCGTGGACGAGACCGAGCGCGACCTGGGCCCGGTCGACGTCCTCGTCGCCAACGCCGGGTACGGCCATGAGGGCCTCTTCGAGGAGTCGTCGATGGATGACCTTCGCCGTCAGTTCGAGGTCAACGTCTACGGAACCGTGGCGGTGATCAAGGCCGTGCTGCCGCACATGCGAAAGCGCCGTTGCGGCCACATCATCGCCGTCACCTCGATGGGCGGGCTGGTCACCATGCCGGGCCTCAGCTTCTACCACGGCAGCAAGTTCGCGGTGGAGGGCATCCTCGAAACGCTCGGCAAGGAGGTCGCCGATCTCGGCATCCATGTCACCGCCGTCGAGCCGGGCAGTTTCCGGACCGACTGGTCCGGCCGCTCGATGATCCGCGCACCCCGTGTGATCGCCGACTACGACGAGCTGTTCGAGCCGCTGCGCGCCCGGCGCATCCACGGCAGCGGGCACCAGCCGGGCGACCCGGACAAGGCCGCGGCCGCGGTGCTGCGCATCGTGGCGGCCGACCAGCCGCCGACACGCCTGCTGCTCGGCCCCGACGCGCTTCGGCTCGTCCAGGCCGGACGCGACGCCTTCGAGCGCGACATGCTGGCATGGGCCGAGCTGTCGGCCTCCACCGACTTCGACGACGTCAGCCGGTCCGCCTGA
- a CDS encoding helix-turn-helix transcriptional regulator, whose product MDRNTALGEFLRSRRARITPRQAGLSDDGGSRRVPGLRREEVAQLAGVSVDYYVRLERGRRLNVSETVLDAISRALRLDPVERSHLFQLAKPTAGRPRRTVTRPQAVRPGLRDLLRILEHTPALVLGRRLDVLASNQMARALLTDFDALPHRERNLVRFMFCDETARSLYAHWDTHAQDIVASLRRDAGTHPHDPLLAELVGELSIADEDFRRWWADQNVYRHTHGSKHFHHPIVGPLTLHYESLTLPADPDQRLSVYTAEAGSSSEEALRLLAAWIRQPETSHGQHADHAVRAPAGG is encoded by the coding sequence ATGGACCGCAACACAGCTCTCGGTGAGTTCCTCCGCTCCCGGCGGGCACGGATCACCCCGCGCCAGGCGGGCCTGTCCGACGACGGCGGCTCTCGGCGCGTGCCAGGACTGCGCCGCGAAGAGGTCGCGCAACTGGCGGGCGTGAGCGTCGACTACTACGTACGCCTGGAACGCGGACGCCGGCTGAACGTCTCCGAGACCGTCCTGGACGCCATCTCCCGCGCGCTGCGCCTCGATCCCGTCGAACGCAGCCATCTGTTCCAGCTCGCCAAGCCCACCGCAGGCAGGCCCCGCCGCACGGTGACGCGTCCACAGGCGGTCCGCCCGGGGCTGCGCGATCTGCTCCGGATCCTCGAACACACCCCCGCCCTTGTGCTGGGGCGGCGACTGGACGTCCTTGCGTCCAACCAGATGGCACGTGCGCTGCTCACCGACTTCGACGCGCTGCCGCACCGCGAGCGGAACCTGGTGCGGTTCATGTTCTGCGACGAGACCGCCCGCTCGCTGTATGCCCACTGGGACACCCACGCCCAGGACATCGTCGCCTCGCTGCGGCGCGACGCCGGAACCCATCCCCACGATCCCCTGCTGGCCGAACTCGTCGGCGAACTCTCGATCGCGGATGAGGACTTCCGCCGCTGGTGGGCCGATCAGAACGTGTATCGGCACACGCATGGCAGCAAACACTTCCACCACCCGATCGTCGGCCCGCTCACCCTCCATTACGAGTCCCTCACCCTGCCCGCCGACCCGGACCAGCGGCTGAGTGTCTACACCGCCGAGGCAGGCTCCAGCTCCGAAGAGGCGCTTCGGCTCCTGGCCGCGTGGATCCGGCAGCCCGAGACCTCGCACGGGCAGCACGCAGATCATGCCGTACGCGCTCCCGCCGGCGGTTAG
- a CDS encoding DUF3017 domain-containing protein, translated as MPAEGARAGAATRGTQPAEGGPERPTRRFPRITRDTARPEGGGRAASGAAPAPARQWPLLVVLGTVALGLLLTSLDQFRPGTLLIGVALLAGAGLRWLLPGVGMLAVRSRFTDISTYGVLGLAIVLLAMMAQPNPWLQIPFLKDLLHVTLSNK; from the coding sequence GTGCCGGCTGAGGGCGCCCGCGCGGGGGCGGCCACCCGCGGCACGCAGCCGGCCGAGGGGGGTCCCGAGCGGCCCACCCGTCGCTTCCCGCGGATCACGAGGGACACCGCGCGGCCCGAGGGCGGCGGCCGCGCCGCGTCCGGTGCCGCGCCGGCCCCTGCCCGGCAGTGGCCGCTGCTGGTCGTGCTGGGCACGGTCGCGCTCGGCCTGCTGCTGACCTCGCTGGACCAGTTCCGTCCGGGCACGCTGCTGATCGGCGTCGCCCTGCTGGCCGGCGCGGGTCTGCGCTGGCTCCTGCCCGGCGTCGGCATGCTCGCCGTCCGCTCCCGGTTCACGGACATCAGCACCTACGGCGTCCTCGGCCTGGCGATCGTCCTGCTCGCGATGATGGCCCAGCCGAATCCGTGGCTGCAGATCCCGTTCCTGAAGGACCTCCTGCACGTGACGCTCAGCAACAAGTAG
- the purH gene encoding bifunctional phosphoribosylaminoimidazolecarboxamide formyltransferase/IMP cyclohydrolase has protein sequence MTAQTNDSSSKRAIRRALVSVYDKTGLEELAQGLHEAGVQLVSTGSTASRIAVAGVPVTKVEELTGFPECLDGRVKTLHPKVHAGILADLRLDSHREQLAELGVEPFDLVVVNLYPFRETVASGASDDECVEQIDIGGPSMVRAAAKNHPSVAVVTSPERYADVLAAVKDGGFDLTARKRLAAEAFQHTASYDVAVASWFASSYAPVDESQFPDFLGATFERENTLRYGENPHQPAALYVDGTGGLAAAEQLHGKEMSYNNYTDTDAARRAAYDHDEPCVAIIKHANPCGIAVGSDVAEAHRKAHACDPVSAYGGVIAVNRPVSKEMAEKVADIFTEVIVAPDYEEGALEALTKKKNIRVLKAPSAPCNRVEAKQIDGGLLLQVTDRLQADGDDPANWTLASGEALSEAELAELAFAWKACRAVKSNAILLAKDGASVGVGMGQVNRVDSCKLAVERAGEERARGSYAASDAFFPFPDGPEILINAGVRAIVQPGGSIRDEQVVEAAQKAGVTMYFTGTRHFFH, from the coding sequence GTGACCGCCCAGACCAACGACAGCAGCAGCAAGCGGGCCATCCGGCGCGCGCTCGTCAGCGTCTACGACAAGACCGGGCTGGAAGAGCTGGCGCAGGGGCTGCACGAGGCCGGTGTCCAGCTCGTCTCCACCGGCTCCACTGCCTCCCGGATCGCCGTCGCCGGCGTCCCCGTCACCAAGGTCGAGGAGCTGACCGGCTTCCCCGAGTGCCTGGACGGCCGGGTCAAGACCCTGCACCCCAAGGTCCACGCGGGCATCCTCGCCGACCTGCGGCTGGACAGCCACCGCGAGCAGCTCGCCGAGCTGGGCGTCGAGCCGTTCGACCTCGTCGTCGTCAACCTCTACCCCTTCCGTGAGACCGTCGCCTCGGGCGCCTCCGACGACGAGTGCGTCGAGCAGATCGACATCGGCGGCCCGTCGATGGTCCGTGCCGCCGCCAAGAACCACCCCTCCGTCGCCGTCGTCACCAGCCCCGAGCGGTACGCCGACGTCCTCGCGGCCGTGAAGGACGGCGGTTTCGACCTCACCGCCCGCAAGCGGCTCGCCGCCGAGGCCTTCCAGCACACCGCCTCCTACGACGTCGCCGTCGCCTCCTGGTTCGCCTCGTCCTACGCCCCCGTCGACGAGTCCCAGTTCCCCGACTTCCTCGGCGCCACCTTCGAGCGCGAGAACACCCTGCGCTACGGCGAGAACCCGCACCAGCCCGCCGCCCTCTACGTCGACGGCACGGGCGGCCTCGCGGCCGCCGAGCAGCTGCACGGCAAGGAGATGTCGTACAACAACTACACGGACACGGACGCCGCGCGCCGTGCCGCGTACGACCACGACGAGCCCTGCGTCGCGATCATCAAGCACGCCAACCCCTGTGGTATCGCGGTCGGTTCGGACGTCGCCGAGGCGCACCGCAAGGCGCACGCCTGCGACCCGGTCTCCGCGTACGGCGGTGTCATCGCCGTGAACCGCCCGGTCAGCAAGGAGATGGCCGAGAAGGTCGCGGACATCTTCACCGAGGTCATCGTCGCGCCGGACTACGAGGAGGGGGCCCTCGAAGCCCTCACCAAGAAGAAGAACATCCGCGTCCTGAAGGCCCCGAGCGCGCCCTGCAACCGCGTCGAGGCCAAGCAGATCGACGGTGGCCTCCTGCTCCAGGTCACCGACCGCCTCCAGGCCGACGGCGACGACCCCGCCAACTGGACCCTGGCGTCCGGCGAGGCCCTGAGCGAGGCCGAACTGGCGGAGCTGGCCTTCGCCTGGAAGGCCTGCCGCGCGGTCAAGTCCAACGCGATCCTCCTCGCCAAGGACGGCGCCTCGGTCGGCGTCGGCATGGGCCAGGTCAACCGCGTCGACTCCTGCAAGCTCGCCGTCGAGCGGGCGGGCGAGGAGCGCGCGCGGGGCTCCTACGCCGCGTCCGACGCCTTCTTCCCCTTCCCGGACGGCCCCGAGATCCTCATCAACGCCGGTGTCCGGGCAATCGTCCAGCCGGGCGGGTCGATCCGTGACGAGCAGGTGGTCGAGGCCGCGCAGAAGGCGGGCGTGACGATGTACTTCACGGGCACGCGTCACTTCTTCCACTGA
- a CDS encoding protein kinase domain-containing protein: MTEPYAVPVPRGYRAGVWEVREPIATGAFGSVYAARRAENSAGCPDLPATAALKFLPTGTNTPRQLAHLRELIDREVELHRRLRRPRLIRMYETLVLDDPARPALDGATVLVLERGEGSVSALLATDPRPAAGPALLAQICEGLAQLHRAGWVHGDLKPANVLLMADGSAKLTDFNMAAELEGTHAYTPAFSTPDYTPPELLWAEIGERGRRIRPSADVWAFGVLAHLVLTGSFPLPGATPSARRDAAAAYARGTDELRLSAELPDSWREIVRACLTRTHADRITTEALLRRVAAAAGTARSPRPFPRRGRRPVVIAAATVALAALGYGISTWMADDTDTAALARYGAAELRTDKGVPVQYRRLIVDAAHFCTRPDVTPVLIAAMLKSESDFDPNLSDPGNMEYGIARWTPDVLRWWMQDNGVPASATTTPPLTPSVSIPAMGRYLCYMDPRLKPGLPGDRRVLLAASYRTSYGKVNDTGGVPPKYRDYCARVAHYLQEYAPPGKK, encoded by the coding sequence GTGACCGAGCCGTACGCCGTACCGGTGCCCAGGGGCTACCGGGCCGGTGTCTGGGAGGTGCGCGAGCCGATCGCGACGGGCGCCTTCGGCAGCGTGTACGCGGCCCGGCGCGCCGAGAACTCCGCGGGCTGTCCGGACCTGCCCGCCACCGCCGCCCTCAAGTTCCTGCCCACCGGCACCAACACCCCACGCCAGCTCGCCCACCTGCGCGAACTCATCGACCGCGAGGTCGAGTTGCACCGCCGGCTGCGCCGCCCCCGGCTGATCCGGATGTACGAGACCCTCGTCCTGGACGACCCCGCCCGGCCCGCCCTCGACGGCGCCACCGTCCTCGTCCTGGAGCGCGGCGAAGGGTCCGTGTCCGCCCTGCTCGCCACCGACCCCCGCCCGGCGGCCGGTCCCGCCCTGCTCGCCCAGATCTGCGAGGGCCTGGCCCAGCTGCACCGCGCCGGCTGGGTGCACGGCGATCTCAAACCGGCCAACGTGCTGCTGATGGCGGACGGTTCGGCCAAGCTCACCGACTTCAACATGGCCGCCGAACTGGAGGGCACCCACGCCTACACCCCCGCCTTCTCCACCCCCGACTACACCCCGCCCGAGCTGCTGTGGGCGGAGATCGGAGAGCGCGGCCGACGGATCCGCCCCTCCGCCGACGTCTGGGCCTTCGGCGTCCTCGCCCATCTCGTCCTCACCGGCTCCTTTCCGCTCCCCGGCGCCACCCCGTCGGCCCGCCGTGACGCGGCGGCCGCCTACGCGCGCGGCACCGACGAGCTGCGCCTGTCCGCCGAACTGCCGGACAGCTGGCGGGAGATCGTCCGCGCCTGTCTGACCCGTACGCACGCGGACCGCATCACCACGGAGGCGCTGCTACGTCGCGTGGCGGCGGCGGCCGGTACGGCCCGCTCCCCGCGCCCGTTCCCCCGGCGCGGACGCCGGCCGGTGGTGATCGCCGCCGCCACCGTCGCCCTCGCGGCCCTCGGCTACGGCATCAGCACCTGGATGGCGGACGACACCGACACGGCCGCCCTGGCGCGTTACGGCGCCGCGGAGCTGCGTACCGACAAGGGCGTCCCGGTGCAGTACCGCCGCCTGATCGTGGATGCCGCCCACTTCTGCACCCGCCCCGACGTCACCCCCGTCCTCATCGCGGCGATGCTCAAGTCGGAGAGCGACTTCGACCCGAACCTCTCCGACCCCGGCAACATGGAGTACGGCATCGCCCGCTGGACCCCCGACGTGCTGCGCTGGTGGATGCAGGACAACGGCGTCCCCGCGTCCGCGACCACCACTCCCCCGCTCACCCCCTCCGTCTCCATCCCGGCCATGGGCCGCTACCTGTGCTACATGGACCCCCGCCTGAAACCGGGCCTGCCCGGCGACCGGCGGGTGCTGCTCGCCGCGTCGTACCGGACGTCGTACGGGAAGGTGAACGACACGGGCGGAGTTCCCCCGAAGTACCGCGACTACTGCGCCCGTGTCGCCCACTACCTCCAGGAGTACGCGCCCCCGGGAAAGAAGTGA